The following coding sequences lie in one Anas platyrhynchos isolate ZD024472 breed Pekin duck chromosome 15, IASCAAS_PekinDuck_T2T, whole genome shotgun sequence genomic window:
- the DRC3 gene encoding dynein regulatory complex subunit 3 isoform X1: MSQSYNSIKPNVIDDEMLQKAVEEQWPEDIGRLAKSEGVDLKNVTELQLSFRNILQIDNLWQFENLTKLQLDNNIIEKIEALESLVHLVWLDLSFNNIEVIEGLDTLVKLQDLSLYNNRISKIEHMDTLQELQIFSIGKNNLTALEDVVYLRRFKKLRTLNLTGNPFCEEEQYVLFVVAHIPDLVYLDFKRVSDTTRELAVSKYHYLIDPLEHEEAQALAQLEEKLAKQKELEYHKRAFVEYLNGSFLFDSLYAEDTEAAKLAYLPGVDDLLQAYRKDFVSVCENLFNYGLKEYEKREAEVSEFYEGLHEVLTANQQEGSKIILDFENQNKERLDEIHHATTYNIAESKRAEYNEDILQLSETLMTLEIQTADQLEELIKDFEKNIAVIASTFIENVKGMMAQCRDLENRHHEKLLEISINTLEKSVKNELDEDLPDDVRELLVDKTTLVNMVNASHSVHLLKIDMRECDILTNAYRWQASVTGKAFQDEIDRNRNRVKEIFQYIDNLQEQLDNSLQEQLDSIVLVEPPE, from the exons ATGAGTCAGTCGTACAACAGCATCAAGCCAAATGTTATCGACGATGAAATGCTTCAGAAAGCAGTTGAAGAGCAATGGCCAGAGGACATAGGGAGACTCGCCAAAAGTGAAGGTGTTGACCTCAAAAATGTGACGGAACTACAGCTCAGTTTTAGAA ATATCCTGCAGATTGATAATCTGTGGCAGTTTGAGAATCTGACTAAACTGCAGCTGGACAACAACATCATTGAGAAGATAGAAGCTCTGGAGAGTCTGGTTCACCTTGTCTGGCTCG ACTTGTCCTTCAACAATATTGAAGTAATTGAGGGCCTGGATACCCTTGTCAAACTGCAGGACCTAAGCCTCTACAATAACAGAATATCTAAAATCGAGCATATGGACACGTTACAAGAGCTACAGATTTTCTCCATAGGAAAGAATAACCTGACTGCTCTGGAAGAT GTGGTTTATCTCAGGAGGTTTAAGAAGTTGCGCACACTGAATCTCACAGGGAACCCTTTCTGTGAAGAGGAGCAGTATGTGCTGTTTGTTGTTGCTCACATTCCAGATCTGGTATACTTGGACTTCAAACGCGTGAGCGACACCACA CGAGAACTTGCTGTTTCAAAGTATCACTATCTCATTGACCCTCTGGAACACGAGGAGGCTCAGGCCCTGGCTCAGCTGGAGGAGAAGCTGGcaaagcagaaggagctggagTACCACAAG AGAGCCTTTGTTGAGTACCTGAATGGATCATTCCTGTTTGACAGTTTGTATGCAGAGGATACAGAAGCTGCCAAACTGGCTTACCTCCCTGGAGTGGATGACCTGCTGCAGG CATACAGGAAAGATTTTGTTTCAGTGTGTGAGAACCTATTTAACTATGGTTTGAAAGAGTATGAAAAACGAGAAGCTGAAGTCTCCGAGTTCTACGAAGGCCTTCATGAAGTGTTAACAGCCAACCAACAAGAAGGGAGTAAAATAATCCTAGAttttgaaaatcaaaacaaagag AGGCTGGATGAGATTCATCATGCCACTACTTACAATATTGCTGAGTCGAAACGAGCGGAGTACAACGAGGACATACTTCAGCTGTCAGAGACGCTCATGACCTTGGAAATACAAACAGCTGACCAGCTGGAG GAACTAATaaaggattttgaaaaaaacattgCTGTCATAGCATCAACATTCATTGAAAACGTTAAAGGGAT GATGGCCCAGTGCCGGGACCTGGAAAACCGTCACCATGAAAAGCTGCTAGAGATCTCCATCAACACCCTGGAGAAATCAGTCAAGAATGAGCTTGATGAGGATCTTCCAGATGATGTTCGTGAG CTTCTGGTGGACAAAACCACCCTCGTCAACATGGTCAACGCATCCCACAGCGTCCACCTGCTGAAGATCGATATGCGGGAGTGTGACATCCTCACCAACGCCTATCGCTGGCAGGCTTCTGTGACGGGGAAG GCTTTCCAAGATGAGATCGACAGGAACCGCAACCGTGTCAAAGAGATTTTCCAATACATCGACAAtctccaggagcagctggatAACAGtctccaggagcagctggatAGCATAGTGCTCGTGGAGCCGCCAGAGTAG
- the DRC3 gene encoding dynein regulatory complex subunit 3 isoform X2, with the protein MSQSYNSIKPNVIDDEMLQKAVEEQWPEDIGRLAKSEGVDLKNVTELQLSFRNILQIDNLWQFENLTKLQLDNNIIEKIEALESLVHLVWLDLSFNNIEVIEGLDTLVKLQDLSLYNNRISKIEHMDTLQELQIFSIGKNNLTALEDVVYLRRFKKLRTLNLTGNPFCEEEQYVLFVVAHIPDLVYLDFKRVSDTTRELAVSKYHYLIDPLEHEEAQALAQLEEKLAKQKELEYHKRLDEIHHATTYNIAESKRAEYNEDILQLSETLMTLEIQTADQLEELIKDFEKNIAVIASTFIENVKGMMAQCRDLENRHHEKLLEISINTLEKSVKNELDEDLPDDVRELLVDKTTLVNMVNASHSVHLLKIDMRECDILTNAYRWQASVTGKAFQDEIDRNRNRVKEIFQYIDNLQEQLDNSLQEQLDSIVLVEPPE; encoded by the exons ATGAGTCAGTCGTACAACAGCATCAAGCCAAATGTTATCGACGATGAAATGCTTCAGAAAGCAGTTGAAGAGCAATGGCCAGAGGACATAGGGAGACTCGCCAAAAGTGAAGGTGTTGACCTCAAAAATGTGACGGAACTACAGCTCAGTTTTAGAA ATATCCTGCAGATTGATAATCTGTGGCAGTTTGAGAATCTGACTAAACTGCAGCTGGACAACAACATCATTGAGAAGATAGAAGCTCTGGAGAGTCTGGTTCACCTTGTCTGGCTCG ACTTGTCCTTCAACAATATTGAAGTAATTGAGGGCCTGGATACCCTTGTCAAACTGCAGGACCTAAGCCTCTACAATAACAGAATATCTAAAATCGAGCATATGGACACGTTACAAGAGCTACAGATTTTCTCCATAGGAAAGAATAACCTGACTGCTCTGGAAGAT GTGGTTTATCTCAGGAGGTTTAAGAAGTTGCGCACACTGAATCTCACAGGGAACCCTTTCTGTGAAGAGGAGCAGTATGTGCTGTTTGTTGTTGCTCACATTCCAGATCTGGTATACTTGGACTTCAAACGCGTGAGCGACACCACA CGAGAACTTGCTGTTTCAAAGTATCACTATCTCATTGACCCTCTGGAACACGAGGAGGCTCAGGCCCTGGCTCAGCTGGAGGAGAAGCTGGcaaagcagaaggagctggagTACCACAAG AGGCTGGATGAGATTCATCATGCCACTACTTACAATATTGCTGAGTCGAAACGAGCGGAGTACAACGAGGACATACTTCAGCTGTCAGAGACGCTCATGACCTTGGAAATACAAACAGCTGACCAGCTGGAG GAACTAATaaaggattttgaaaaaaacattgCTGTCATAGCATCAACATTCATTGAAAACGTTAAAGGGAT GATGGCCCAGTGCCGGGACCTGGAAAACCGTCACCATGAAAAGCTGCTAGAGATCTCCATCAACACCCTGGAGAAATCAGTCAAGAATGAGCTTGATGAGGATCTTCCAGATGATGTTCGTGAG CTTCTGGTGGACAAAACCACCCTCGTCAACATGGTCAACGCATCCCACAGCGTCCACCTGCTGAAGATCGATATGCGGGAGTGTGACATCCTCACCAACGCCTATCGCTGGCAGGCTTCTGTGACGGGGAAG GCTTTCCAAGATGAGATCGACAGGAACCGCAACCGTGTCAAAGAGATTTTCCAATACATCGACAAtctccaggagcagctggatAACAGtctccaggagcagctggatAGCATAGTGCTCGTGGAGCCGCCAGAGTAG